From Deltaproteobacteria bacterium:
GCGCGCGTGCGACGACGCGCCGGGCGGCGCCGGATGGGGCGAGTGCGCGATCGAGGGCCGAGTGGACGACCCGGCGTTTCACGTGCCGATCGAACTGTGTGCGGCGTACGACGCGTGCGACGCCGCCGATGTGCCCGACCCATTTGACTGCGCCAATGAGATGGGCGCGGATCGCACCGTCGCGTGTACCGTGGCCGTCGCCGACGCTGGCGAGCCGGCCCTGTGCCCGAAGACGTACGCGCCGGTGCCGCGCGGCGACAGCCCGGGCGGCTGCGAATGGCAGATCGTAGGCGGCGCGCGGCAACCGCACTGGCAGGTGGGCCTGTCTCCCTTGGTGGGCGATGCGCCACCGGCCGGCCCGACGGTCGTGGCGACCGATGCGTGCGCCGTGTGGTTCCACGTGATCGACGCCGTCGACGCGCCGCCGCAGGCGGGTGCGGTGATGCTGCACCACGTGAGCGCACAAGCGGGAGACGTGCTCATCCGCGTGCTGCTGCACCCGGAGGTCGTCGCCGACTGTCCCGACCCGGGGCTCACCTGCGACGCGCCGCTGTTGCCGGGGCCGTAAAGCGCGGGCGCGGCGGGCTTTCGCCGGCGACCGGTCCGCTGCTACCCTCGCCGCAGTGGGGGAGATCGAACGGGACATCGGGCAGCTGCTGTGGGTCGGTTTCCACGGGGCCGCGGCGCCGTCGTCGCTCCGCGACGCGATCGCGCGCGGCGAGGTGGGGGCGGTCGTCGTGTTCGCCCGCAATTTGGCGGTGGCCGACGAGTGTCTGGACGTCGACGCCACGGTGGACCTCACCGAATCGATCCACGGGGCGGCTGCGGCGGGCGCGCCTCCGCCGTTGATCGCGGTCGACCAGGAGGGCGGCCGGGTCCAGCGGGTGCGCGCGCCGGCGACGCGGTGGCCGGCGATGTTGTCCTTCGATCGCCTCGATCCCGCCGAGGCGCGCGCTCTCGCGGGGGCTGTCGGCGAGGCGCTCGGCGCCGAACTGGCCGTACTGGGGTTCGACGTGGACTTCGCGCCCGTGCTCGACGTGCACACCAACCCCGATAATCCGGTCATTGGGGACCGCGCGTTCGGCACGGACCCGGGTTCCGTCGCCGATCGAGCGCTCGCGTTCGCCGCCGGGCTCGAGCGCGCCGGTGTGGTGCCGTGCGGCAAGCACTTTCCCGGGCACGGCGATACGTCGACCGACAGCCATCTCGAGTTGCCGCGCGTCGACCACTGCATCGACCGGCTCCGCGCGGTGGAACTGGTTCCGTTCGTTCGAGCGGCGCGCGCTGGGATGCCGATGTTCATGACCGCGCACGTGGTGTTCGCCGCGGTCGACGACACGGCGCCCGCCACCCTGTCGCCCCGCGTTCTGCGAGAGGTGTTGCGCGGCGAGGTGGGCTTCGACGGCGTGGCGCTGAGCGACGATCTCGACATGCGCGCGATCCGCGACCACTTCGGTGCCGCCGAAGCGGCGGTGCGCGCGATCGAATCGGGGTGCGATGCGCTGCTCCTGTGCGCCGACGAGGACGCGCAGGCCGCCGCCCGCGAGGCACTCGTGCGGCGGTCGCGCGACGACGCCGCGTTTCGCGCGCGCGTGGCCGAGGCCGCCGCCCGCGTGCGCGCGCTGCATCGGCGGTTGCCGGCGCCGGGGCGGGCGAGTGCGGCGCGCGCCCGCGAGGTGCTCGGCTGCGCGCGGCACCGTGAACTGGCGGCCCGCCTCGGTGGCGGCGGCGGTGGCTGACGCGCGGGACGAATTTCGCGGCACCGATCGGTTCGCGATCGAGGAGCGCATCGGCACCGGCGCGACGGGGGTCGTGTACCGCGCGCGCGACAACGAGCGCGGTCGGACGGTCGCGCTCAAGCTGCTGCGGCGCTACGACCCGCTGGCGCTGTACCGATTCAAGCAGGAGTTTCGCGCGCTCGCGGACGTCACCCACCGGAACCTCGTCAATCTGTACGAGCTGGTCAACGCCGGCGACGAGTGGTTCTTCACCATGGAACTGGTCGAGGGCGAGGACTTTCTGACCTACGTGCGCGGGGTCGAGGGGGAGCGCGCGACCGCAATGTCCGAGTCTGCATCCGTGCACGAGGAACAGACGGCCGAGACGTTGTCCCTGGTCACCGTGCCGGCTGGCGCGATGGCGACCGCGACCGCGGCCGACGGGATGCCGCTCGGCGCGGTGCGCGTTGCGCCGCACATTGCGCCACCGGTGATCGAGCGGGGCCAGATCGAGCGGCTGCGCGACACCCTCGCACAGCTGGTCGACGGGCTGCGCGCACTGCACGCCGCCGGCCACCTACACCGCGACGTCAAGCCGTCCAACGTGTTGGTGACGGCGGCCGGACGGGTGGTGATCCTCGATTTCGGAGTCGTCGCGGAACTCACGCCAGCCGGAACAGGCTTGCGCGAGGGCCGCGTCGTCGGGACGCCCGCGTACATGGCGCCCGAACAGGGCGCGGGCGATGACGTGACGCCCGCGTCCGACTGGTACAGCGTCGGCGTCATGTTGTACGAGGCGCTCACCGGACGGCGCCCGTTCGTCGGCCCGGCGCGCGACGTGATCGCGGCCAAGCAGCGCCGCGATCCGCGGCCGGTCGCCGAGCTAAACCCCGACGCCCCGCGCGACCTGGCCGCGCTCTGCATGGATTTGCTGTCGCGCGACCCGAACCGGAGGCCGGGGCCGGAGGAGATCCTGGTCCGCGCGGGGCGCGCCACGCGGGCGAGCCAACCTCGCGTCGCGCGGACGACCACGGCGCCGGTGTTCGTGGGGCGAGCCGGTCACATCGAACTGTTGCGGTCCGCGTTCAGTGCGGTCGCTGCCGGCGCGACGCGCACCGCGTTCGTCCACGGCAGCTCCGGCGTCGGTAAAACGGCACTCGTCAACTACTTTCTCGACGAGCTGCGTGCCCGCGGCGACGCCGTCGTGCTGACCGGCCGTTGTTACGACCGCGAGTCCGTACCGTACAAGGCGCTCGACGACCTGATCGACGAACTCAGCCGGTACCTCGTCGACCTGCCGCGACGCGCGGTGTGGGATCTGATGCCACCGGACGTCTACGCGCTCGCGCGCCTGTTCCCGGTGTTGCGGCGGGTCGAGGCGATCATGGGGGCGTCGCGTCGAGATCTGGACGCACTCGAGCCGCACGACCTGCGGAGGCGCGCGTTCGATGCGCTGCGCGAGCTGCTGGTTCGCCTCGGACGGCAGCAGCCGCTCGTGCTGTTCATCGACGACATCCAGTGGGGAGACGTCGACAGCGCCCGCTTGCTCGCACACGTCACTCGGCCGCGCCGCGCGCCGCGGGTGCTGTTGATCGGCGCGTATCGCCGCGAGGATGCCGCCGCCAGCCCGCTGTTGCGCGCGCTGTTGCCGACGCAGGGAGCGGCGCTGTCGTTGGCGGTCGAGCCGCTGTCGCCGCAAGAGACCGAACAGCTTGCGCTGTCGCTGCTCGGCGGCGACGGCGAAGTCGCCGGCCATTTGGCCCAGTCGATACGGCGCGAAGCAGGCGGCAACCCGTTTTTCGTGCACGAGGTCGTCAGCTGGATCCGCAGTCAGGACGATCTCACGTCGATCGGCCACAACTTGACGCTCGATCAGGTGCTCGCCAGCCGGGTTGCCGAGCTGTCGCCGCCGGCGCGCGGCCTGTTGCGCGTCATCGCGGTGGCCGGGCGTCCGATCGCGCAGGCGGTCGCAGCGCGCGCGGCGCGGCTCGGTGTCGACGATGCGGTGGCGCTGGGCGAACTGCGGGCGGCCAACCTCGTTCACGCGCGCGGCGCGCGCGATCGGGACGCGATCGAGTGCTTTCACGATCGCGTGCGGGAGGCGGTGCTCTTGTCGATGAGCCCGGACGAACTGCGCGACACGCACGCGCGGTTGGCCGAGGTGTACGAGGCGACCGGCGAAGGCGATGCGGAAGCGCTGTCGATCCACCTCGAACATGCCGGCGAC
This genomic window contains:
- a CDS encoding beta-N-acetylhexosaminidase is translated as MGEIERDIGQLLWVGFHGAAAPSSLRDAIARGEVGAVVVFARNLAVADECLDVDATVDLTESIHGAAAAGAPPPLIAVDQEGGRVQRVRAPATRWPAMLSFDRLDPAEARALAGAVGEALGAELAVLGFDVDFAPVLDVHTNPDNPVIGDRAFGTDPGSVADRALAFAAGLERAGVVPCGKHFPGHGDTSTDSHLELPRVDHCIDRLRAVELVPFVRAARAGMPMFMTAHVVFAAVDDTAPATLSPRVLREVLRGEVGFDGVALSDDLDMRAIRDHFGAAEAAVRAIESGCDALLLCADEDAQAAAREALVRRSRDDAAFRARVAEAAARVRALHRRLPAPGRASAARAREVLGCARHRELAARLGGGGGG